tatatatgcatccatacaattatataattaaagtagtgtatcgttaccatggaaacgcctccaataaaactcacacacggtgcgaataggatttttcattttcaaaatgattcttttttgtttcggaaattTCAACCAAGTAACTTCTATCCTAGTCTAAAAAGCGCTGTTTGataaagacaaaatattttagattttcttagcttgaatagttttttgacaactgtccgaaacaaaacaAATCGATGCAATACAATAtaggtaaattttatagttaaaatctTCATCTATTCGTGTGTTCTCTttgattacaataaattaatattgaaacgACAATATGAATAAAGTTTGTTActtatacaacaaaaaatacttaaatatgttataaataaattcaaaaaagattACCTCTCTTGCTTGATTCATATCTACAGCCCATGCTTGTAAATCACATTTATTGCCGACCAATACCATAGGCACTTCTTCTTCATCTTTGACACGTTTGATTTGTTCACGATATGAACCaatatcttcaaaacttttcgCTGAATTAACAGCAAACACCAAAAGAAATCCTTCACCAGTTCGCATATATTGGTCCCGCATAGCACTATACTCTTCTTGACCGGCCGTATCCAATATATCCAATAAACACGTTTCACCATCAATAACCACTTGTTTACGATATGAATCCTCTATAGTTGGATCATATTCATcgacaaaatgattttgtatTAATTGTATTGTTAATGCGGATTTGCCAACACCTCCAGCACCAACGACAACTAATTTATATTCGGTCATGTTTTGTGGGTACTTAAGtagttgtatatatatatttatttgtagtcACTATTTTGATTTGACAGTCAGCATTCAGCAAAGCACCacaccaaatatattttttaattgaataaccAACACCAAATTAGTTagcatttaacaaaattttattgaatgctatccaaacattttattatgtatgaaatatactcTCTATCTAATTGAATATTCAgctagaattaattaaaataactcttattaatttacttaattaacaAAACATCTGAGGCACTTCCACTTGTGACGTTCTATTTGTCTGAACTATTTTGTTGCTAACGTCACATCTGTTGTGTCCGTTCATTGAGCTCTGTTGTTTATCAGCAAAATCATTGGGTttactaaatttataattttcaataaaacaaatgaaagtgTTCTGTGCTAGTCAATTTTCAGCCTCACTTTGTACATTTAGCCATtacttgatttttaatattttttgcctTGCTTGCCTTTGAATGAATACCCGTAACCGCATTGATAATATGTTTCTATGTATACCCTTGCAAATGTaatcaatattcaaaattcCTTAAAATACTTTCACACCATGAATAAGTTCTATCCACAAATTCAGCTCCGATCAgtgatcagtttttttttatcaacttcAGGAAAATTTTACAGTACCTTTAATAGAAATTATAGATAGTTTAACTTTGTCTAAAACTTATATCgaatatttgtatcaaaatgaaAAGGCATTTTATGTTCTAAGCTATGACAATAAAGCCTAagtttccattttaaaaataaagaccaCCGTTTCATAATATTCAACTTCCTTGCCCTTACTTATCcgtcttccataacacttgaaatactttttatttataataaatagtatacTTATAATAAAGGTATAGTAtttgcttttaaattataatcttCTGGCGAATCGGATGAGTATGCATGAGCTATACTATagtaagtttcattaaaatccattcagaaattttcgaaactgtccagcgaagcggatgggtaaCTGCaatctttgtaaattatagGTTATGTGGTGTTATTCTGAtgcatgagctatattattgtaaacgtaacgtttcatttaaatccattcagtagttttacgattaaatttttatttactttacttttacAATCACTAACTGCACAATGTTACTCTAGTTTTTGATTTAACACGTTCTGTAAAAATTCCAactaccatttttaattttatttatcgataatttattataaacaatttattgctaatataaataatattatgtatttactCGACAGTTGTAACCCattaatagtttgttttttctaCCACCAGACTGCGTGCCTCGATTTGTCAGTTCCAAATTACAGCTTAG
The Chrysoperla carnea chromosome 4, inChrCarn1.1, whole genome shotgun sequence genome window above contains:
- the LOC123297571 gene encoding GTPase HRas — encoded protein: MTEYKLVVVGAGGVGKSALTIQLIQNHFVDEYDPTIEDSYRKQVVIDGETCLLDILDTAGQEEYSAMRDQYMRTGEGFLLVFAVNSAKSFEDIGSYREQIKRVKDEEEVPMVLVGNKCDLQAWAVDMNQAREVAKQYGVPFVETSAKTRMGVDDAFYTLVREIRKYKTRTGVKRPGTFKRKLRCSIL